A genomic segment from Nodularia sphaerocarpa UHCC 0038 encodes:
- the lanM gene encoding type 2 lanthipeptide synthetase LanM, with protein MKKINSKDSAWFRARTLKERIAASSENLVYDVELGKKRLKKWKSESTFTDAGLFAQRLAQDGITEAEFAQILGQNIAPIPLKWLREFEQAYENLHASDITNLLANSSLSRHPSFGFLNAISPILAQGIIKLKSGLNNLPNLPDNLRNIHAILLDGLPEQLLFMVNATLVLEMNVSRLQGLLTGNHPQERFSSFIRRLQNPEVQLTLWQEYPVLAKQVLAAINRWVENSLEFIQHLSHDWRNIYDKFQPPVNPGKLVKINRGEGDSHNNGKSVIIITFASGWQLVYKPRSLAVDEHFQNLLLWLNQKGFQPAFRTLQILDQGNYGWVEFVNPQQCHSADAVKRFYQRQGGYLALFYALEATDFHFENLIAAGEHPVLIDLESLFHPRSEILITAADNLDREMVADSVLRVGLLPEVTWGNTQVTTNTGIGWKTPASENQPLTGFSHGAAGFAWALWKLAVISEKPEFQAAATAAINYERSHFDPIASNWLDLRQNEVKNSFMTAWCNGAPGLGLGRLSICGDTPDEIMYKEITTAIQTTIKQGFGNNHCLCHGDLGNIDLLLIANAKLNNPEIAQKIEKIATEILSDIQQNNFRCGVPLGIETPSLMVGLAGIGYGLLRLTYPQLIPSILLLEPPKKPSPSLRLCASA; from the coding sequence ATGAAAAAAATTAACTCTAAAGATTCTGCTTGGTTTCGCGCGAGGACATTAAAAGAAAGAATTGCAGCGAGTTCCGAAAACTTAGTGTATGATGTTGAGTTAGGCAAAAAAAGACTGAAAAAATGGAAATCAGAATCAACTTTTACTGATGCGGGTTTATTTGCTCAAAGATTAGCCCAGGATGGAATTACAGAAGCTGAATTTGCTCAGATTTTGGGACAAAATATAGCACCAATACCTTTAAAATGGCTGAGGGAGTTTGAGCAAGCTTATGAAAATTTACACGCGTCAGATATCACAAACCTATTAGCTAATTCGAGTTTATCTAGACATCCAAGTTTTGGATTTTTGAATGCCATTTCTCCCATCTTGGCTCAGGGTATAATCAAACTGAAATCAGGTTTAAATAATTTGCCAAATCTCCCTGATAATTTGAGAAATATTCATGCTATTCTCTTAGATGGATTACCAGAACAACTGCTGTTCATGGTCAATGCTACCTTAGTCTTAGAAATGAATGTCTCTAGATTACAAGGTTTATTAACAGGTAATCATCCCCAAGAGCGATTTTCCAGCTTTATCCGCAGGTTGCAAAATCCAGAAGTACAATTAACATTGTGGCAAGAATACCCAGTTTTAGCGAAACAAGTTTTAGCAGCAATTAATCGCTGGGTAGAAAATAGCTTAGAATTTATTCAACATCTTAGTCACGACTGGCGGAATATTTATGACAAATTTCAGCCACCAGTTAATCCAGGTAAATTAGTTAAAATTAACCGGGGAGAAGGTGACAGCCATAATAATGGTAAATCAGTTATTATCATAACATTTGCCAGTGGTTGGCAGCTCGTTTATAAACCCAGATCCTTAGCAGTAGATGAACATTTTCAAAACCTGTTACTGTGGTTAAATCAAAAAGGCTTTCAACCAGCTTTTAGGACATTACAAATTCTCGACCAGGGTAATTATGGTTGGGTAGAATTTGTTAATCCTCAACAATGCCATTCAGCAGATGCAGTAAAAAGATTTTATCAGCGTCAAGGTGGTTATTTAGCTTTATTCTACGCCTTAGAAGCCACAGATTTTCACTTTGAAAACCTGATTGCAGCCGGAGAACATCCGGTTTTAATTGATTTAGAATCTTTATTTCATCCTCGCAGTGAGATATTAATCACAGCAGCAGATAATCTGGATAGAGAGATGGTTGCAGATTCAGTATTACGAGTTGGTTTATTACCAGAAGTTACCTGGGGAAATACACAAGTAACCACAAACACTGGTATTGGTTGGAAAACTCCAGCCAGTGAAAATCAACCCCTCACAGGATTTTCTCACGGTGCGGCTGGCTTTGCTTGGGCGCTGTGGAAATTAGCTGTAATCAGCGAAAAACCAGAATTTCAAGCCGCAGCCACAGCCGCAATCAACTACGAACGCAGTCATTTTGACCCCATAGCCAGTAACTGGTTAGATTTACGGCAAAACGAAGTAAAAAATAGTTTCATGACAGCATGGTGTAATGGTGCGCCCGGTCTAGGCTTAGGACGCTTAAGCATTTGCGGAGATACACCAGACGAAATCATGTATAAAGAAATCACAACCGCCATCCAAACCACCATCAAACAAGGATTTGGTAATAACCATTGTCTTTGTCATGGAGACTTAGGAAACATTGACTTATTATTAATAGCCAATGCAAAATTAAACAACCCAGAAATTGCCCAAAAAATTGAAAAAATAGCCACAGAAATTTTATCCGACATCCAACAAAATAACTTCCGATGCGGAGTCCCACTAGGAATAGAAACCCCAAGCTTAATGGTAGGTTTAGCAGGTATAGGTTACGGACTCCTACGCCTTACTTACCCCCAACTAATCCCCTCCATCCTCCTCCTAGAACCCCCAAAAAAACCCTCTCCATCTCTGCGCCTCTGCGCCTCTGCGTGA
- a CDS encoding peptidase domain-containing ABC transporter — MKYPIILQHNEEDCGAACLATISKYYGQLFTITRVREAAGTGQLGTTLLNLKQGAQVLGFNARGVKAPIDLVDKQQIPLPVIIHWKGNHWTVLYGRKGKQYILADPLVGIRTLTKKALLTGWTNSVMLLLEPRPDFLEQPDDREKLGGLKRLIQRIYNYRYILAESLLLNFVVGLLSLLSPFLIQILTDDVLVRGDTQLLTGIVLGILTMSLISSSLQWVQGNLVSHFAHRLELDLVLDFARNILRLPLSYYESRRSSEVVSRLRDIQTINQLISQVGVALPSQILIAIASLILMIFYNSKLTLLSIIIAIIMTFATVISFPQLQQKIRTVLGIASENQGILVETFKGALVIKTTNAAPELWQEFQTRYGRQSNLMFRTVQIVLTNTIFSGWVATAGGIILLWYGSILVINREISIGQLLAFNSLNTNILALVNTCVRFITEFTRAQAATARLNEVINATPEYSEVTQKPFVNIPDNGEIFCKDLNFHHAGRVDILKDFSLNLPGGKVIAIIGTSGCSKSTLAKLIASLYSPQSGNIRIHKYNLSDIDASCLRQQIVLIPQDAHFWSRSILDNLSLGSPYISFEQIVTACQVADADNFISKLPEKYQTILGEFGANLSGGQKQRLAIARGIVKNPPILILDESTAGLDPVSESLVLDQLLAYRQHKTTILISHRPRVIKRADWIVLLENGQLKLQGTPSELLNIPGEHLDFLIP, encoded by the coding sequence ATGAAATACCCAATAATCCTACAACATAACGAAGAAGATTGTGGAGCAGCCTGTTTAGCAACCATCTCCAAATACTATGGACAACTATTCACCATTACCCGTGTTCGAGAAGCCGCAGGAACCGGACAATTAGGAACAACATTACTCAACCTCAAACAAGGGGCGCAGGTATTAGGCTTTAACGCCCGTGGAGTCAAAGCCCCTATAGACTTAGTAGATAAACAACAAATACCTCTCCCTGTAATTATCCATTGGAAAGGTAATCATTGGACTGTTTTATATGGGCGTAAAGGTAAACAATATATCTTAGCTGACCCTTTAGTGGGTATAAGAACCTTAACCAAAAAAGCTTTATTAACTGGCTGGACTAATAGTGTAATGCTGCTATTAGAACCACGTCCTGATTTTTTAGAACAACCAGATGATAGAGAAAAGCTGGGAGGTTTGAAAAGACTAATACAGCGCATTTACAACTATCGTTATATCCTTGCAGAATCTTTATTATTAAACTTTGTCGTCGGGTTACTGTCCCTCTTATCGCCCTTTTTGATTCAAATTCTCACTGATGATGTTTTGGTGCGAGGAGATACCCAATTACTTACAGGTATTGTATTGGGAATCTTGACTATGAGTTTAATTAGTAGCAGTTTGCAATGGGTTCAAGGTAATTTAGTCTCCCATTTTGCTCATCGTTTAGAATTAGATTTAGTCTTAGACTTTGCTAGAAATATTTTACGTTTACCCTTATCTTATTATGAATCTCGCCGCAGTAGTGAGGTAGTCAGTAGATTACGAGATATTCAAACCATTAATCAATTAATTTCTCAAGTTGGTGTAGCTTTACCCAGTCAAATATTAATTGCGATCGCCTCTTTAATATTGATGATATTTTACAATAGTAAATTAACCTTATTATCAATAATAATAGCTATAATCATGACATTTGCTACCGTGATTTCCTTTCCCCAATTACAGCAAAAAATCCGGACAGTCTTAGGTATAGCTTCAGAAAACCAAGGAATTTTAGTAGAAACATTTAAAGGTGCATTAGTCATCAAAACTACCAATGCTGCACCCGAACTTTGGCAAGAATTTCAAACTCGCTACGGAAGACAATCAAACTTAATGTTTCGCACAGTGCAGATTGTTTTAACTAACACCATTTTTTCCGGTTGGGTAGCCACTGCGGGTGGAATTATTCTGCTGTGGTATGGTAGTATCTTAGTAATTAATCGAGAAATTTCCATCGGTCAATTATTAGCCTTTAATAGCTTAAATACCAACATTCTCGCCTTAGTAAATACTTGCGTCCGCTTCATTACCGAATTTACTCGCGCCCAAGCTGCGACAGCAAGATTAAATGAAGTCATTAACGCCACACCCGAATATTCCGAAGTCACTCAAAAACCATTTGTAAATATTCCAGACAACGGAGAAATTTTCTGTAAAGACCTAAATTTTCATCATGCTGGTAGAGTCGATATATTAAAAGACTTTTCCCTTAATTTACCAGGAGGAAAAGTCATTGCTATTATCGGTACATCTGGATGTAGTAAAAGCACCCTAGCCAAATTAATTGCTAGCTTATATAGTCCCCAGTCAGGTAATATTCGTATACATAAATATAACCTTTCCGATATTGATGCTAGTTGCTTACGTCAACAAATAGTATTAATTCCCCAAGATGCACATTTTTGGAGTCGTTCAATTTTAGATAACCTATCTTTAGGTTCTCCCTATATTAGCTTTGAGCAAATAGTGACAGCTTGTCAAGTCGCAGATGCAGATAACTTCATTAGTAAATTACCAGAAAAATATCAAACTATCTTAGGAGAATTTGGGGCGAACCTTTCCGGGGGACAAAAACAAAGACTAGCCATAGCTAGAGGAATTGTTAAAAATCCTCCCATCTTGATTTTAGACGAATCCACCGCAGGACTAGATCCCGTTAGTGAAAGCTTAGTATTAGATCAATTACTCGCTTATCGTCAGCATAAAACCACCATTTTAATTAGTCATCGTCCCAGAGTAATTAAACGCGCCGATTGGATTGTACTCTTAGAAAATGGACAGCTAAAACTACAAGGTACACCCTCAGAACTCCTGAATATCCCAGGGGAACATTTAGACTTCTTAATTCCCTAA
- a CDS encoding mersacidin/lichenicidin family type 2 lantibiotic yields the protein MSNIDIIRAWKDEEYRQSLSAEQQEKLPANPAGLVELNDEDMSSISGGCTTCGDPFHTWSVGCKPIGAEELSF from the coding sequence ATGTCTAATATAGATATCATTCGCGCTTGGAAAGACGAAGAATATCGCCAAAGCTTAAGTGCTGAACAACAGGAAAAGCTACCAGCAAACCCCGCAGGGTTAGTGGAACTGAATGATGAAGATATGTCATCTATTTCTGGTGGTTGTACAACCTGTGGCGATCCTTTTCATACATGGTCGGTGGGTTGTAAACCTATTGGAGCAGAAGAACTCAGCTTCTAA